A stretch of DNA from Aliarcobacter thereius LMG 24486:
TCTTAAAGCTTCAACATAAGAATCAAATAGTGTTTCTTTTATAGCAAATCCACATGGATTTCCATGTTTTACTATACAAACTGCCTTATCTTTCCCAAAAGATGCAGCAATTCTTGCAGCTCCACTTATATCTCCCATATTATTAAAACTAGGTTCACCTTTTACTATTTTGAATTTATTAGAAAATTGCTTATCAAACTCATATAAAGCACCTTTTTGATGTGGATTTTCACCATATCTTGTATCAAATACTTTTGAACCAACAATAAATTGTTTATCTCCAAAACCATTATTAAATCTTTTATTCATATAATTTGCAATCATAGAATCATAAGAAGCTGTATGCTCATAAGCTTTAATCATTAGATCTCTTCTAAACTCAAGCGTATTTGTATTGTTTTTAAGATTATTTAAAACTAAATCATAATCAATAACATCTGTTACAATAATAACTGAATCAAAGTTTTTAGCAGCACTTCTTACCATTGCTGGTCCGCCAATATCTATATTTTCAATAATCTCTTCGAAATCATTAGTTTTTTCTATTGTTGCTTTAAATGGATATAAATTTACACAAACAAGGTCAATACCTGTAATTCCAAGCTCTTTCGCCTGATCTAAATGTGATTGTTTATCTCTTCTATGTAAAATTCCACCGTGAATAAACGGATTTAGAGTTTTTACTCTTCCTTCAAAACACTCAGGAAATTTTGTAACTTCATTTGCTTCAATTACTTTTATTCCTTCATCTTTTAAAACTTTATATGTTCCACCTGTTGAAATAATTTCATATCCTAAATTTACAAGTTCCTTTGCAAAATTTACAACACCACTTTTATCGCTTACACTAATTAATGCTCTCAAAACTCAATTCCTTTTTTTTCTTGATTTTTAAATATAAAATAAAAAAAGTCAAACCTTATGGTCTGACTTTTAAAAGATTTCTTAGTTATCTTGTTCTATAACTTCTCTGAATTTATTAAAATAGATATCACTTACTTTATCTAGCTCTTTATAGATATCATTGATGATTATCTTATCTCCTCCTGTTTTACCTATTGCTATGCAAGTAATATTATTTGAAGAAGCAAGTTTTTCAAAAGTTTCACAATTTTTTAGTTCAACTTCAACTATTGCTCTACTTAAAGACTCAGCAAAGATATCTTTTGATTCATTTAGTGATATATTTGCTTCAACTCCAATTTCTCCAACTACTGCCATTTTTGCTAAAGCTACTGCAATTCCACCAACATTTACATCTTTTGCAGATTTTAAAAGCTTAGCTTTATTTGCTTCAATAACAGTATTCCAAAGTGCTAATTCTTTCTCAAAATTTACTTCTGGATGAGTACCAGCTACTTTTCCAAATAGTTTTTTAAGATATAAACTTCCACCAAATTCAGATTTTGTATCTCCTAAAAGATATAATATATTTCCACTAGCTTTAAATTTTGAAGTTAAAACATTTTGTGAACATTCATTTACTCCAACCATAGCAATTGATGGTGTTGGGAAAATACTTACACCATTTGTTTCATTATATAAAGATACATTTCCACTAACAACTGGTGTATTTAAAGATTTACAAGCATTCTTAATACCTTCACAAGACTCTTTAAATTGCCACATAACTTCAGGATTTGTTGGATTTCCAAAATTTAAACAATCTGTAATAGCTTTTGGAACAGCTCCACTCATAGCAACAT
This window harbors:
- the purH gene encoding bifunctional phosphoribosylaminoimidazolecarboxamide formyltransferase/IMP cyclohydrolase — protein: MRALISVSDKSGVVNFAKELVNLGYEIISTGGTYKVLKDEGIKVIEANEVTKFPECFEGRVKTLNPFIHGGILHRRDKQSHLDQAKELGITGIDLVCVNLYPFKATIEKTNDFEEIIENIDIGGPAMVRSAAKNFDSVIIVTDVIDYDLVLNNLKNNTNTLEFRRDLMIKAYEHTASYDSMIANYMNKRFNNGFGDKQFIVGSKVFDTRYGENPHQKGALYEFDKQFSNKFKIVKGEPSFNNMGDISGAARIAASFGKDKAVCIVKHGNPCGFAIKETLFDSYVEALRCDPVSAFGGVVAVNGTVDKKLAQKMNEIFLEVVFAANFTAEAIEVFESKKRIKLFAQDTEYLELANDDIDFKRVDGGFVYQESDKVLEDEVRNSKLMSKRVASEQEIKDMEIAYKIASLTKSNCVVYVKNSAMLAVGMGMTSRVDASKAALRKASDMGIDVTGAVLASEAFFPFRDSIDEAQKAGVKCVIEPGGSIRDDEIIEAANEYEMALYFSGIRHFLH